A window of Victivallaceae bacterium genomic DNA:
GATTACTGTATACGGATCAGGAAGGAGCCACTTTTATGAGTGACGAAACTTTTGATCAGGAGCAGGTTTTCTGGGACAAATTGGAAAATATAAAAAATTGGCTGCTTGAAGAGTGTTTATACACGCTTATTTTTTATAACGGAGAAGTCATTATCGTAGAAGCTCCCGTGTTTATGGAGCTGACCGTTACGGAAACGTCACCGGGAGTAAGAGGTGATACGGCTTCCGGTCGTGTTTTAAAACCGTGTGTTACTAACACGGGGGCCAAAGTGATGGTACCGATTTTTGTAGAAGAAGGCGATGTCATTAAGGTCGATACGAGAAATGGTGCTTATGAGGCAAGGGTTGCTAAATAAACAGGTGTATTCATGATTTTCATATTGAAAAATTTTCTATGATTTTTTATTCATAATATCATGATTAAAAAGTTGAAAATAAGTGTTGGATCTAGATCTAAGGATAAGAGTCTTCTTGAAAAGATGAGGAGGCGTGTTCGCAACAAAGAAGAGCTTAAAAGACAAGTTTGGGTTGAAAAACTGGTAGCCATGGCTGACGCTCCTTCAATGGTTGATTCGGAACGATTGATTGATATTTGCGGAGCTGTTGCCGATAAAATTCTTGAAAAAGGTTTTTAAAACTCTATTTCGTAGGAAGGTTCTTTGAGCACGAATCTTTGATCTTGTTCGATGGTTGCTATAGGGATATTTGTAATACGACACCCATTAGGAAGTAGATCGATAAGATTGAATTGAGAGTTCGATTTCAAAGATGTAGACCCTCCGTTAACGATAAGATTCGGGTTTCCATCCTTAAATTCGTAAAGACATGCTTGATGATCATGTCCATGTAGGTATAGCTTAATGTTAGAAAATTTTTTAAGCATATCTCTTAATAGTTTTCCGTTAATTAAGTCTCTATAACTTTTTTTGGCCGGAAGTAATGGATAGTGATTGCTGATAACGACATTCGTTCTTTCCGGAATGGAAAATAAAAAGTTTTCAATAGTTGTAATTTGTTCCGGTGAGATAATGCCGTTCGCTGAGCACCAGGTGTTTTTATAAGAACAGTCAAGACTAATTAAGCACCAAAAGTCATTAAGATTTTTGAAAGATACCTTTTGATTTTGAAGAGAATCATTCGGGAAATAACGATAAAACGTTTTTTTGTTAAAATCCCAATTAGTATAGACGTCGTGGTTCCCAGGGATCACATCTACGGTAATATCGAGATTCTCAATCTCGTCGACAAACGCTCTGGCTTTAAGGAATTCCTTAGGTAGGGCCGTTAAAGTAAGATCGCCTGTTATACAAACTAAATCTACATTTTCCTGTTTAAGATAGCTCGGTAAATTTGCGCACAAAAAATCGTTTTCAAATTGAAGATTACAAAAAATTCTTCGAAGAAGACCTTTAAATCGCTTATTGAAACAGCTGAAAATATTAAAAGTCAGATAATTAAAATGAATATCGGACAGGTGCGCAAGTCTGAAACTATTCGATAACTTAGATGACATAAATCCTTCTCTAAAAACTGGTTAATCATCATCCTTGTCGTCCCCAATAAGAACTTCTGACATTAAAATTACCTGTGCCATCGAAGAGGCATGGGTTAGGATATTCGTTATGACTAACGTGGGATCTAAAACGCCCGATTCTTTTAGATTTTCAAGATGCCCTGAATTCATG
This region includes:
- the efp gene encoding elongation factor P, whose product is MVRVNTSDFRVGLKIELEGQPYIILQNEFVKPGKGQAFNRIKIKSLISGRVIEKTFKSGESVEMADVAEVQMRLLYTDQEGATFMSDETFDQEQVFWDKLENIKNWLLEECLYTLIFYNGEVIIVEAPVFMELTVTETSPGVRGDTASGRVLKPCVTNTGAKVMVPIFVEEGDVIKVDTRNGAYEARVAK
- a CDS encoding metallophosphoesterase; the protein is MSSKLSNSFRLAHLSDIHFNYLTFNIFSCFNKRFKGLLRRIFCNLQFENDFLCANLPSYLKQENVDLVCITGDLTLTALPKEFLKARAFVDEIENLDITVDVIPGNHDVYTNWDFNKKTFYRYFPNDSLQNQKVSFKNLNDFWCLISLDCSYKNTWCSANGIISPEQITTIENFLFSIPERTNVVISNHYPLLPAKKSYRDLINGKLLRDMLKKFSNIKLYLHGHDHQACLYEFKDGNPNLIVNGGSTSLKSNSQFNLIDLLPNGCRITNIPIATIEQDQRFVLKEPSYEIEF